From one Pseudopipra pipra isolate bDixPip1 chromosome 2, bDixPip1.hap1, whole genome shotgun sequence genomic stretch:
- the MZT1 gene encoding mitotic-spindle organizing protein 1 — MASNAASLNAVRETMDVLFEISRILNTGLDMETLSICVRLCEQGINPEALSSVIKELRKATEALKAAENMTG; from the exons ATGGCGAGCAACGCCGCCAGCCTGAACGCGGTCCGGGAGACCATGGACG TTCTGTTTGAGATTTCAAGAATATTAAACACTGGCTTGGATATGGAGACATTGTCTATTTGTGTGCGGCTTTGTGAACAAGGGATAAATCCAGAAGCATTGTCATCTGTTATTAAAGAACTACGCAAGGCTACAGAAGCTCTAAAG GCTGCTGAAAATATGACAGGCTAA
- the BORA gene encoding protein aurora borealis isoform X1 has translation MGDTEEGKMQIAPETPGRVAILNPFESPSDYYTLQEQIVSSPSVFKSTKSSSTPGKFRWSIDQLALINPVEIDSEDVRRQAMYLSHARIDKETEDRRQKAIEEFFTKRLIVPSPWIEHEGKQVSQFNSTKSIDLNNISPIGRQLSLQPGKSNAACQTVLSLPVDINLEKILGEYFRTEEFADQSQENLSSSSLRRKLFLEENGSVSACLSPSLHSPCSSQPLGVLCSIELSPVRCRSPLDTSSSGQFSSSPIQGGTRAYSLGSITSPTFSEGSPARSGSPTFSPIAFHIRKTPLSDQRKFTFRSPDIPSSSNRMTPPSTRSPYIDGCSPIKNCSPMRLGACRGTAQYQTSVIRIPIAVETHDEDEEDKENASPAEARFPEMDNGINLCQEDSDTFAHGTHLVVATVSIAPDHSEACHQRLSSFQDIEGLKENNTVDMADAAEASEENTWIKETIGNSNTPMTSFMTGITFSIESSRMCMSPLAESSAIPCDNSSIQVDSGYNTQTYGNSIMDTAGAENSCRENDVNTVVFQNKSQMLRTKECSVLSHKDNQLLRAKSPETQSCFQKAKPHTTIFGKNATCNISAWKHKNENQGQGFHKTASESRPLFYREWI, from the exons ATGGGTGATACAGAAGAAGGTAAAATGCAGATAGCACCAGAAACTCCAGGACGAGTTGCAATCTTGAATCCATTTGAAAGTCCCAGTGATTATTACACTCTTCAGGAGCAGATTGTCTCCAGTCCTTCGGTCTTTAAGTCAACAAAATCCTCATCA acaccAGGAAAATTTAGATGGTCTATTGATCAACTTGCTCTAATAAATCCTGTGGAAATCGACTCAGAAGATGTTCGTCGCCAAGCAATGTATTTGAGCCATGCTAG AATTGATAAGGAGACAGAAGACAGAAGGCAAAAAGCTATTGAGGAG TTTTTCACAAAAAGGCTCATAGTTCCTTCTCCTTGGATTGAACATGAAGGCAAACAAGTTTCTCAGTTTAATTCAACTAAAT CCATTGATCTAAATAACATTTCTCCGATTGGAAGACAGCTAAGCTTGCAGCCTGGAAAGAGCAATG CTGCTTGTCAGACAGTACTGTCTTTGCCAGTGGATATTAATTTAGAGAAAATACTAG GTGAATATTTTAGAACTGAAGAATTTGCAGATCAGTCTCAGGAAAATCTAAGCTCTTCATCACTCAGAAGAAAGCtgtttttagaagaaaatggaagtgtATCTGCATGTTTGTCCCCTTCTCTGCATAGTCCATGCAGTAGTCAGCCACTTGGAGTGCTTTGTTCAATAGAATTATCTCCAGTCCGGTGCAGAAGCCCTCTGGACACATCTAGTTCA ggtCAGTTTTCTTCAAGTCCTATTCAGGGAGGAACAAGAGCTTACAGTCTGGGAAGTATAACCAGTCCCACATTTTCAGAGGGGTCTCCTGCACGTAGTGGTTCTCCTACTTTTTCACCAATTGCTTTTCACATAAGAAAAACACCACTCTCAG acCAAAGAAAATTTACATTTCGGTCTCCAGATATTCCTTCTTCCTCAAATAGAATGACACCGCCAAGTACAAGAAGTCCTTACATAGATGGTTGTTCTCCAATTAAAAATTGCTCTCCTATGAGGCTTGGAGCTTGTAGAGGGACTGCCCAGTATCAGACTTCTGTCATTAGAATACCAATTGCAGTTGAGACTCATGATGAGGATGAGGAAGACAAGGAAAATGCTTCTCCAGCAGAAGCTCGGTTCCCAGAAATGGATAATGGAATAAACTTATGTCAGGAAGACAGTGATACTTTTGCACATGGTACACATCTTGTGGTAGCAACTGTGTCTATTGCACCAGATCACTCAGAGGCTTGTCATCAAAGGTTGTCATCATTTCAGGATATAGAAggcttaaaagaaaataatactgtAGATATGGCTGATGCAGCTGAAGCGTCAGAGGAAAACACTTGGATAAAAGAAACAATTGGCAATAGCAATACACCAATGACCAGCTTTATGACAGGCATTACTTTCAGTATTGAAAGCTCTCGGATGTGCATGTCACCTCTTGCTGAAAGCAGTGCAATTCCTTGTGACAACAGTAGTAttcag GTGGACAGTGGTTACAACACACAGACTTATGGAAACAGCATTATGGATACTGCGGGGGCTGAAAACAGCTGCAGAGAAAATGATGTGAATACTGTAGTTTTTCAGAATAAATCTCAGATGCTTAGAACAAAG GAGTGTTCTGTTTTAAGCCATAAGGACAATCAGTTGCTGAGAGCAAAATCTCCAGAGACGCAATCCTGTTTCCAAAAGGCAAAACCACATACTacaatatttggaaaaaatgcAACTTGCAACATTTCTGCTTGgaaacataaaaatgaaaatcaaggTCAGGGATTTCACAAAACTG CCAGTGAAAGCAGACCTCTGTTCTACCGAGAGTGGATATGA
- the BORA gene encoding protein aurora borealis isoform X5, whose product MGDTEEGKMQIAPETPGRVAILNPFESPSDYYTLQEQIVSSPSVFKSTKSSSTPGKFRWSIDQLALINPVEIDSEDVRRQAMYLSHARIDKETEDRRQKAIEEFFTKRLIVPSPWIEHEGKQVSQFNSTKSIDLNNISPIGRQLSLQPGKSNAACQTVLSLPVDINLEKILGEYFRTEEFADQSQENLSSSSLRRKLFLEENGSVSACLSPSLHSPCSSQPLGVLCSIELSPVRCRSPLDTSSSGQFSSSPIQGGTRAYSLGSITSPTFSEGSPARSGSPTFSPIAFHIRKTPLSDQRKFTFRSPDIPSSSNRMTPPSTRSPYIDGCSPIKNCSPMRLGACRGTAQYQTSVIRIPIAVETHDEDEEDKENASPAEARFPEMDNGINLCQEDSDTFAHGTHLVVATVSIAPDHSEACHQRLSSFQDIEGLKENNTVDMADAAEASEENTWIKETIGNSNTPMTSFMTGITFSIESSRMCMSPLAESSAIPCDNSSIQVDSGYNTQTYGNSIMDTAGAENSCRENDVNTVVFQNKSQMLRTKQSGRGTEP is encoded by the exons ATGGGTGATACAGAAGAAGGTAAAATGCAGATAGCACCAGAAACTCCAGGACGAGTTGCAATCTTGAATCCATTTGAAAGTCCCAGTGATTATTACACTCTTCAGGAGCAGATTGTCTCCAGTCCTTCGGTCTTTAAGTCAACAAAATCCTCATCA acaccAGGAAAATTTAGATGGTCTATTGATCAACTTGCTCTAATAAATCCTGTGGAAATCGACTCAGAAGATGTTCGTCGCCAAGCAATGTATTTGAGCCATGCTAG AATTGATAAGGAGACAGAAGACAGAAGGCAAAAAGCTATTGAGGAG TTTTTCACAAAAAGGCTCATAGTTCCTTCTCCTTGGATTGAACATGAAGGCAAACAAGTTTCTCAGTTTAATTCAACTAAAT CCATTGATCTAAATAACATTTCTCCGATTGGAAGACAGCTAAGCTTGCAGCCTGGAAAGAGCAATG CTGCTTGTCAGACAGTACTGTCTTTGCCAGTGGATATTAATTTAGAGAAAATACTAG GTGAATATTTTAGAACTGAAGAATTTGCAGATCAGTCTCAGGAAAATCTAAGCTCTTCATCACTCAGAAGAAAGCtgtttttagaagaaaatggaagtgtATCTGCATGTTTGTCCCCTTCTCTGCATAGTCCATGCAGTAGTCAGCCACTTGGAGTGCTTTGTTCAATAGAATTATCTCCAGTCCGGTGCAGAAGCCCTCTGGACACATCTAGTTCA ggtCAGTTTTCTTCAAGTCCTATTCAGGGAGGAACAAGAGCTTACAGTCTGGGAAGTATAACCAGTCCCACATTTTCAGAGGGGTCTCCTGCACGTAGTGGTTCTCCTACTTTTTCACCAATTGCTTTTCACATAAGAAAAACACCACTCTCAG acCAAAGAAAATTTACATTTCGGTCTCCAGATATTCCTTCTTCCTCAAATAGAATGACACCGCCAAGTACAAGAAGTCCTTACATAGATGGTTGTTCTCCAATTAAAAATTGCTCTCCTATGAGGCTTGGAGCTTGTAGAGGGACTGCCCAGTATCAGACTTCTGTCATTAGAATACCAATTGCAGTTGAGACTCATGATGAGGATGAGGAAGACAAGGAAAATGCTTCTCCAGCAGAAGCTCGGTTCCCAGAAATGGATAATGGAATAAACTTATGTCAGGAAGACAGTGATACTTTTGCACATGGTACACATCTTGTGGTAGCAACTGTGTCTATTGCACCAGATCACTCAGAGGCTTGTCATCAAAGGTTGTCATCATTTCAGGATATAGAAggcttaaaagaaaataatactgtAGATATGGCTGATGCAGCTGAAGCGTCAGAGGAAAACACTTGGATAAAAGAAACAATTGGCAATAGCAATACACCAATGACCAGCTTTATGACAGGCATTACTTTCAGTATTGAAAGCTCTCGGATGTGCATGTCACCTCTTGCTGAAAGCAGTGCAATTCCTTGTGACAACAGTAGTAttcag GTGGACAGTGGTTACAACACACAGACTTATGGAAACAGCATTATGGATACTGCGGGGGCTGAAAACAGCTGCAGAGAAAATGATGTGAATACTGTAGTTTTTCAGAATAAATCTCAGATGCTTAGAACAAAG caATCAGGAAGAGGAACAGAACCATAA
- the BORA gene encoding protein aurora borealis isoform X3: MGDTEEGKMQIAPETPGRVAILNPFESPSDYYTLQEQIVSSPSVFKSTKSSSTPGKFRWSIDQLALINPVEIDSEDVRRQAMYLSHARIDKETEDRRQKAIEEFFTKRLIVPSPWIEHEGKQVSQFNSTKSIDLNNISPIGRQLSLQPGKSNAACQTVLSLPVDINLEKILGEYFRTEEFADQSQENLSSSSLRRKLFLEENGSVSACLSPSLHSPCSSQPLGVLCSIELSPVRCRSPLDTSSSGQFSSSPIQGGTRAYSLGSITSPTFSEGSPARSGSPTFSPIAFHIRKTPLSDQRKFTFRSPDIPSSSNRMTPPSTRSPYIDGCSPIKNCSPMRLGACRGTAQYQTSVIRIPIAVETHDEDEEDKENASPAEARFPEMDNGINLCQEDSDTFAHGTHLVVATVSIAPDHSEACHQRLSSFQDIEGLKENNTVDMADAAEASEENTWIKETIGNSNTPMTSFMTGITFSIESSRMCMSPLAESSAIPCDNSSIQVDSGYNTQTYGNSIMDTAGAENSCRENDVNTVVFQNKSQMLRTKAWGLHILLGKRNKRETEKYLQLQPQIGREETTATAWKQCLYNCIN; this comes from the exons ATGGGTGATACAGAAGAAGGTAAAATGCAGATAGCACCAGAAACTCCAGGACGAGTTGCAATCTTGAATCCATTTGAAAGTCCCAGTGATTATTACACTCTTCAGGAGCAGATTGTCTCCAGTCCTTCGGTCTTTAAGTCAACAAAATCCTCATCA acaccAGGAAAATTTAGATGGTCTATTGATCAACTTGCTCTAATAAATCCTGTGGAAATCGACTCAGAAGATGTTCGTCGCCAAGCAATGTATTTGAGCCATGCTAG AATTGATAAGGAGACAGAAGACAGAAGGCAAAAAGCTATTGAGGAG TTTTTCACAAAAAGGCTCATAGTTCCTTCTCCTTGGATTGAACATGAAGGCAAACAAGTTTCTCAGTTTAATTCAACTAAAT CCATTGATCTAAATAACATTTCTCCGATTGGAAGACAGCTAAGCTTGCAGCCTGGAAAGAGCAATG CTGCTTGTCAGACAGTACTGTCTTTGCCAGTGGATATTAATTTAGAGAAAATACTAG GTGAATATTTTAGAACTGAAGAATTTGCAGATCAGTCTCAGGAAAATCTAAGCTCTTCATCACTCAGAAGAAAGCtgtttttagaagaaaatggaagtgtATCTGCATGTTTGTCCCCTTCTCTGCATAGTCCATGCAGTAGTCAGCCACTTGGAGTGCTTTGTTCAATAGAATTATCTCCAGTCCGGTGCAGAAGCCCTCTGGACACATCTAGTTCA ggtCAGTTTTCTTCAAGTCCTATTCAGGGAGGAACAAGAGCTTACAGTCTGGGAAGTATAACCAGTCCCACATTTTCAGAGGGGTCTCCTGCACGTAGTGGTTCTCCTACTTTTTCACCAATTGCTTTTCACATAAGAAAAACACCACTCTCAG acCAAAGAAAATTTACATTTCGGTCTCCAGATATTCCTTCTTCCTCAAATAGAATGACACCGCCAAGTACAAGAAGTCCTTACATAGATGGTTGTTCTCCAATTAAAAATTGCTCTCCTATGAGGCTTGGAGCTTGTAGAGGGACTGCCCAGTATCAGACTTCTGTCATTAGAATACCAATTGCAGTTGAGACTCATGATGAGGATGAGGAAGACAAGGAAAATGCTTCTCCAGCAGAAGCTCGGTTCCCAGAAATGGATAATGGAATAAACTTATGTCAGGAAGACAGTGATACTTTTGCACATGGTACACATCTTGTGGTAGCAACTGTGTCTATTGCACCAGATCACTCAGAGGCTTGTCATCAAAGGTTGTCATCATTTCAGGATATAGAAggcttaaaagaaaataatactgtAGATATGGCTGATGCAGCTGAAGCGTCAGAGGAAAACACTTGGATAAAAGAAACAATTGGCAATAGCAATACACCAATGACCAGCTTTATGACAGGCATTACTTTCAGTATTGAAAGCTCTCGGATGTGCATGTCACCTCTTGCTGAAAGCAGTGCAATTCCTTGTGACAACAGTAGTAttcag GTGGACAGTGGTTACAACACACAGACTTATGGAAACAGCATTATGGATACTGCGGGGGCTGAAAACAGCTGCAGAGAAAATGATGTGAATACTGTAGTTTTTCAGAATAAATCTCAGATGCTTAGAACAAAG
- the BORA gene encoding protein aurora borealis isoform X4, translating into MGDTEEGKMQIAPETPGRVAILNPFESPSDYYTLQEQIVSSPSVFKSTKSSSTPGKFRWSIDQLALINPVEIDSEDVRRQAMYLSHARIDKETEDRRQKAIEEFFTKRLIVPSPWIEHEGKQVSQFNSTKSIDLNNISPIGRQLSLQPGKSNAACQTVLSLPVDINLEKILGEYFRTEEFADQSQENLSSSSLRRKLFLEENGSVSACLSPSLHSPCSSQPLGVLCSIELSPVRCRSPLDTSSSGQFSSSPIQGGTRAYSLGSITSPTFSEGSPARSGSPTFSPIAFHIRKTPLSDQRKFTFRSPDIPSSSNRMTPPSTRSPYIDGCSPIKNCSPMRLGACRGTAQYQTSVIRIPIAVETHDEDEEDKENASPAEARFPEMDNGINLCQEDSDTFAHGTHLVVATVSIAPDHSEACHQRLSSFQDIEGLKENNTVDMADAAEASEENTWIKETIGNSNTPMTSFMTGITFSIESSRMCMSPLAESSAIPCDNSSIQVDSGYNTQTYGNSIMDTAGAENSCRENDVNTVVFQNKSQMLRTKPVKADLCSTESGYEAIITSSC; encoded by the exons ATGGGTGATACAGAAGAAGGTAAAATGCAGATAGCACCAGAAACTCCAGGACGAGTTGCAATCTTGAATCCATTTGAAAGTCCCAGTGATTATTACACTCTTCAGGAGCAGATTGTCTCCAGTCCTTCGGTCTTTAAGTCAACAAAATCCTCATCA acaccAGGAAAATTTAGATGGTCTATTGATCAACTTGCTCTAATAAATCCTGTGGAAATCGACTCAGAAGATGTTCGTCGCCAAGCAATGTATTTGAGCCATGCTAG AATTGATAAGGAGACAGAAGACAGAAGGCAAAAAGCTATTGAGGAG TTTTTCACAAAAAGGCTCATAGTTCCTTCTCCTTGGATTGAACATGAAGGCAAACAAGTTTCTCAGTTTAATTCAACTAAAT CCATTGATCTAAATAACATTTCTCCGATTGGAAGACAGCTAAGCTTGCAGCCTGGAAAGAGCAATG CTGCTTGTCAGACAGTACTGTCTTTGCCAGTGGATATTAATTTAGAGAAAATACTAG GTGAATATTTTAGAACTGAAGAATTTGCAGATCAGTCTCAGGAAAATCTAAGCTCTTCATCACTCAGAAGAAAGCtgtttttagaagaaaatggaagtgtATCTGCATGTTTGTCCCCTTCTCTGCATAGTCCATGCAGTAGTCAGCCACTTGGAGTGCTTTGTTCAATAGAATTATCTCCAGTCCGGTGCAGAAGCCCTCTGGACACATCTAGTTCA ggtCAGTTTTCTTCAAGTCCTATTCAGGGAGGAACAAGAGCTTACAGTCTGGGAAGTATAACCAGTCCCACATTTTCAGAGGGGTCTCCTGCACGTAGTGGTTCTCCTACTTTTTCACCAATTGCTTTTCACATAAGAAAAACACCACTCTCAG acCAAAGAAAATTTACATTTCGGTCTCCAGATATTCCTTCTTCCTCAAATAGAATGACACCGCCAAGTACAAGAAGTCCTTACATAGATGGTTGTTCTCCAATTAAAAATTGCTCTCCTATGAGGCTTGGAGCTTGTAGAGGGACTGCCCAGTATCAGACTTCTGTCATTAGAATACCAATTGCAGTTGAGACTCATGATGAGGATGAGGAAGACAAGGAAAATGCTTCTCCAGCAGAAGCTCGGTTCCCAGAAATGGATAATGGAATAAACTTATGTCAGGAAGACAGTGATACTTTTGCACATGGTACACATCTTGTGGTAGCAACTGTGTCTATTGCACCAGATCACTCAGAGGCTTGTCATCAAAGGTTGTCATCATTTCAGGATATAGAAggcttaaaagaaaataatactgtAGATATGGCTGATGCAGCTGAAGCGTCAGAGGAAAACACTTGGATAAAAGAAACAATTGGCAATAGCAATACACCAATGACCAGCTTTATGACAGGCATTACTTTCAGTATTGAAAGCTCTCGGATGTGCATGTCACCTCTTGCTGAAAGCAGTGCAATTCCTTGTGACAACAGTAGTAttcag GTGGACAGTGGTTACAACACACAGACTTATGGAAACAGCATTATGGATACTGCGGGGGCTGAAAACAGCTGCAGAGAAAATGATGTGAATACTGTAGTTTTTCAGAATAAATCTCAGATGCTTAGAACAAAG CCAGTGAAAGCAGACCTCTGTTCTACCGAGAGTGGATATGAAGCAATCATCACAAGCTCCTGctaa
- the BORA gene encoding protein aurora borealis isoform X2: MGDTEEGKMQIAPETPGRVAILNPFESPSDYYTLQEQIVSSPSVFKSTKSSSTPGKFRWSIDQLALINPVEIDSEDVRRQAMYLSHARIDKETEDRRQKAIEEFFTKRLIVPSPWIEHEGKQVSQFNSTKSIDLNNISPIGRQLSLQPGKSNAACQTVLSLPVDINLEKILGEYFRTEEFADQSQENLSSSSLRRKLFLEENGSVSACLSPSLHSPCSSQPLGVLCSIELSPVRCRSPLDTSSSGQFSSSPIQGGTRAYSLGSITSPTFSEGSPARSGSPTFSPIAFHIRKTPLSDQRKFTFRSPDIPSSSNRMTPPSTRSPYIDGCSPIKNCSPMRLGACRGTAQYQTSVIRIPIAVETHDEDEEDKENASPAEARFPEMDNGINLCQEDSDTFAHGTHLVVATVSIAPDHSEACHQRLSSFQDIEGLKENNTVDMADAAEASEENTWIKETIGNSNTPMTSFMTGITFSIESSRMCMSPLAESSAIPCDNSSIQVDSGYNTQTYGNSIMDTAGAENSCRENDVNTVVFQNKSQMLRTKECSVLSHKDNQLLRAKSPETQSCFQKAKPHTTIFGKNATCNISAWKHKNENQGQGFHKTGLGTPHTTGKKE; encoded by the exons ATGGGTGATACAGAAGAAGGTAAAATGCAGATAGCACCAGAAACTCCAGGACGAGTTGCAATCTTGAATCCATTTGAAAGTCCCAGTGATTATTACACTCTTCAGGAGCAGATTGTCTCCAGTCCTTCGGTCTTTAAGTCAACAAAATCCTCATCA acaccAGGAAAATTTAGATGGTCTATTGATCAACTTGCTCTAATAAATCCTGTGGAAATCGACTCAGAAGATGTTCGTCGCCAAGCAATGTATTTGAGCCATGCTAG AATTGATAAGGAGACAGAAGACAGAAGGCAAAAAGCTATTGAGGAG TTTTTCACAAAAAGGCTCATAGTTCCTTCTCCTTGGATTGAACATGAAGGCAAACAAGTTTCTCAGTTTAATTCAACTAAAT CCATTGATCTAAATAACATTTCTCCGATTGGAAGACAGCTAAGCTTGCAGCCTGGAAAGAGCAATG CTGCTTGTCAGACAGTACTGTCTTTGCCAGTGGATATTAATTTAGAGAAAATACTAG GTGAATATTTTAGAACTGAAGAATTTGCAGATCAGTCTCAGGAAAATCTAAGCTCTTCATCACTCAGAAGAAAGCtgtttttagaagaaaatggaagtgtATCTGCATGTTTGTCCCCTTCTCTGCATAGTCCATGCAGTAGTCAGCCACTTGGAGTGCTTTGTTCAATAGAATTATCTCCAGTCCGGTGCAGAAGCCCTCTGGACACATCTAGTTCA ggtCAGTTTTCTTCAAGTCCTATTCAGGGAGGAACAAGAGCTTACAGTCTGGGAAGTATAACCAGTCCCACATTTTCAGAGGGGTCTCCTGCACGTAGTGGTTCTCCTACTTTTTCACCAATTGCTTTTCACATAAGAAAAACACCACTCTCAG acCAAAGAAAATTTACATTTCGGTCTCCAGATATTCCTTCTTCCTCAAATAGAATGACACCGCCAAGTACAAGAAGTCCTTACATAGATGGTTGTTCTCCAATTAAAAATTGCTCTCCTATGAGGCTTGGAGCTTGTAGAGGGACTGCCCAGTATCAGACTTCTGTCATTAGAATACCAATTGCAGTTGAGACTCATGATGAGGATGAGGAAGACAAGGAAAATGCTTCTCCAGCAGAAGCTCGGTTCCCAGAAATGGATAATGGAATAAACTTATGTCAGGAAGACAGTGATACTTTTGCACATGGTACACATCTTGTGGTAGCAACTGTGTCTATTGCACCAGATCACTCAGAGGCTTGTCATCAAAGGTTGTCATCATTTCAGGATATAGAAggcttaaaagaaaataatactgtAGATATGGCTGATGCAGCTGAAGCGTCAGAGGAAAACACTTGGATAAAAGAAACAATTGGCAATAGCAATACACCAATGACCAGCTTTATGACAGGCATTACTTTCAGTATTGAAAGCTCTCGGATGTGCATGTCACCTCTTGCTGAAAGCAGTGCAATTCCTTGTGACAACAGTAGTAttcag GTGGACAGTGGTTACAACACACAGACTTATGGAAACAGCATTATGGATACTGCGGGGGCTGAAAACAGCTGCAGAGAAAATGATGTGAATACTGTAGTTTTTCAGAATAAATCTCAGATGCTTAGAACAAAG GAGTGTTCTGTTTTAAGCCATAAGGACAATCAGTTGCTGAGAGCAAAATCTCCAGAGACGCAATCCTGTTTCCAAAAGGCAAAACCACATACTacaatatttggaaaaaatgcAACTTGCAACATTTCTGCTTGgaaacataaaaatgaaaatcaaggTCAGGGATTTCACAAAACTG